One region of Lathamus discolor isolate bLatDis1 chromosome 2, bLatDis1.hap1, whole genome shotgun sequence genomic DNA includes:
- the TDP2 gene encoding tyrosyl-DNA phosphodiesterase 2 encodes MEAAEGRRLEGELAQCSQAGDALPVAAAAAAAAAAAEEEEEEEEEEKKKKKQKEEKEKEEEEESPLAKRRRVLCSEFTAITSSDAAVARSFLASNDWHIERALNAYFEPPMEKEDEAAGGMPTACAGPGRCIDLTADATTSDDSVNSADSRKQEDDSSFSLITWNIDGLDQGNLKERARGICSYLALYSPDVVFLQEVVPPHLCLLQTKAGNYTMIPGNIDGYFTVIMLKKSRVKLLKHDIIPFPTTSMMRNLLVVHVSISGNEICLMTSHLESTKDHSNERTKQLQIVFKEMQKESESTTVIFGGDTNLRDSEVAKLGNLPNNIMDMWEFLGKPQHCRYTWDTHSNTNLHAAYKCKMRFDRIYFRPAGGGGHIIPRSMDLIGLEKLDCGRFPSDHWGVLCNFDVIL; translated from the exons ATGGAGGCGGCCGAGGGGCGGCGGCTGGAGGGGGAATTGGCCCAGTGCTCGCAGGCGGGCGACGCGCTGCccgtggcggcggcggcggcggcggcggcggcggcggcggaggaggaggaggaggaggaggaggaggagaagaagaagaagaagcagaaggaagagaaggagaaagaggaggaggaagagtccCCACTTGCTAAGCGGAGGAGGGTGCTGTGCTCCGAGTTTACCGCCATCACCAGCAGCGACGCGGCGGTGGCGCGCAGCTTCTTGGCCAGCAACGACTGGCACATAGAG AGGGCGCTGAACGCCTACTTCGAGCCGCCGATGGAGAAGGAGGATGAGGCGGCGGGCGGGATGCCGACGGCCTGCGCGGGGCCCGGGCGCTG TATTGACCTTACAGCAGATGCAACTACTAGTGATGACAGTGTCAATAGTGCAGACTCAAGGAAACAAGAAGATGACAGCAGCTTCTCACTGATAACCTGGAACATTGATGGGTTGGATCAAGGAAATCTAAAAGAACGAGCTAGAGGAATCTGTTCTTACCTGGCATT ATACAGTCCAGATGTTGTGTTTTTACAAGAGGTTGTCCCACCACATCTCTGTCTTCTACAGACGAAAGCAGGCAATTACACTATGATTCCAG GTAACATAGATGGCTATTTCACTGTCATAATGTTGAAGAAATCAAGAGTGAAGCTGCTGAAACATGACATAATACCTTTTCCAACAACCTCTATGATGAGGAACCTTTTGGTTGTGCAT GTGAGCATATCTGGTAATGAAATTTGCCTTATGACTTCTCATCTGGAGAGCACTAAAGATCACTCCAATGAGCGTACGAAGCAACTACAAATAGTgtttaaagaaatgcagaaggaGTCTGAGTCCACCACTGTTATATTTGGAGGGGATACAAACCTTAGAGACAGTGAG GTTGCTAAACTAGGAAACTTACCTAACAACATTATGGATATGTGGGAGTTTTTGGGTAAACCACAACACTGCCGTTATACTTGGGACACCCACTCCAATACCAACCTGCATGCAGCATACAAGTGCAAGATGAGATTTGACCGCATCTACTTTCGGCCTGCAGGGGGAGGGGGACATATTATTCCACGAAGTATGGACTTAATCGGATTGGAAAAACTAGACTGTGGCAGATTCCCTAGTGATCACTGGGGTGTTCTGTGTAATTTTGATGTGATACTATGA